The following proteins come from a genomic window of Candidatus Bostrichicola ureolyticus:
- a CDS encoding TerC family protein, whose product MLFNPNTYIVLFMLIFFEIVLGIDNLLFLSIISNKLPKNKQNLARIIGLSLAMLFRLILLLLITCILHLKQTLISFDIGFIKGEFSFKNLILLLGGFFLLYKSIYEIYNFTKIKKNNIQISNSNLFNTISQIVFIDIVFSLDSILTAIGIVNFKGLGYINGIFLIMIAIIITIAIMLMFSSYLSKIINNHPSIQILVLSFLLLIGLMLITEAAKIGNFRIFDNYIETIPKNWFYITIIFALLIEIFNINMKKKN is encoded by the coding sequence ATGTTATTTAATCCTAATACATATATTGTTTTATTTATGTTAATTTTTTTTGAAATTGTTTTAGGAATAGATAATTTATTATTTTTATCAATAATTTCGAATAAATTACCTAAAAATAAACAAAATTTAGCCCGAATAATAGGTTTAAGTTTAGCTATGTTATTCAGATTAATACTTCTTTTACTTATTACTTGTATTTTACATTTAAAACAAACATTAATTAGTTTTGATATAGGTTTTATAAAAGGTGAATTTTCATTTAAAAACCTAATTTTATTATTAGGAGGATTTTTTTTACTTTATAAAAGTATTTACGAAATTTATAATTTTACAAAAATTAAAAAAAATAATATACAAATATCTAATTCTAATTTATTTAATACAATTTCACAAATTGTATTTATTGATATTGTATTTTCCTTAGATAGCATATTAACAGCTATAGGTATAGTTAATTTTAAAGGATTGGGTTATATTAATGGTATTTTTTTAATTATGATAGCAATAATAATAACAATTGCAATAATGCTTATGTTTTCATCTTATCTTAGTAAGATAATAAATAATCATCCTTCTATACAAATTTTAGTATTATCTTTTTTATTATTAATTGGATTAATGTTAATAACAGAAGCTGCTAAAATAGGAAATTTTAGAATTTTTGATAATTATATAGAAACTATACCTAAAAATTGGTTTTATATAACAATAATATTTGCATTATTAATTGAAATATTCAATATAAACATGAAAAAAAAAAATTAA
- the tsf gene encoding translation elongation factor Ts — protein MYKISIDDISKLRQITGSGIMNCKKALEQTKGNLNQAIKLLRTKGQEFIINKKKITNQGLVIAKVNHNRKKGVIIALNSETDFASRNKKFTNLINEIAELAIIYNCNSKEELMLKKFDDGLNVIEKITELAGIIKEKLVLTYEQLEAPFISYYTHQNRIAALVGFYAKIKNCEDIYKNVAMQVVAMNPIFLNEKTVDKSTIEKEIKEKLNEEKNNHNIIINNFFSEKVLTHQPFIKNNNISLIEYIKNINSNIEIINFKRVSI, from the coding sequence ATGTATAAAATATCAATTGATGATATTAGTAAATTAAGACAAATTACTGGCTCTGGCATAATGAATTGTAAGAAAGCATTAGAACAAACAAAAGGTAATTTGAATCAAGCTATAAAACTGTTAAGAACAAAGGGACAAGAATTTATAATAAATAAAAAGAAAATTACTAATCAAGGATTAGTAATTGCTAAAGTTAATCATAATCGTAAAAAAGGCGTAATTATTGCTTTAAATTCAGAAACAGATTTTGCATCTAGGAATAAAAAATTTACCAATTTAATAAATGAAATAGCAGAATTAGCAATTATTTACAATTGCAATTCTAAAGAAGAATTAATGTTAAAAAAATTTGATGATGGATTAAATGTTATAGAAAAAATAACAGAATTAGCAGGCATAATTAAAGAAAAATTGGTATTAACATATGAACAATTAGAAGCTCCATTTATTTCATATTATACACATCAAAATAGAATTGCTGCTTTAGTAGGATTTTATGCAAAAATTAAAAATTGTGAAGATATATATAAAAATGTCGCTATGCAAGTTGTGGCTATGAATCCTATATTTTTAAATGAAAAAACTGTTGATAAATCAACAATTGAAAAAGAAATAAAAGAAAAATTAAATGAAGAAAAAAATAACCATAATATTATTATAAATAATTTTTTTTCAGAAAAAGTACTTACTCATCAACCTTTTATTAAAAATAATAATATATCTTTAATAGAATATATTAAAAACATTAATTCAAATATTGAAATTATTAATTTTAAAAGAGTATCTATATAA
- the rpsB gene encoding 30S ribosomal protein S2, with protein sequence MIPEINIQELLKARVHFGHLTEKWNPHMKPYIFFEKRGIHIIDLFKTRKNMIEFWDPLKRIASSGKKILFVCTKQQGKNIISNYAKKVGMPYITERWLGGILTNIYTIRKSVTKMNTIDRNKKEGIYDKLSKKEQLLIERLQLKLNRTFGTIANMNNLPSAIIIVDIRKEHIAVKEAKKLNIPIFAMVDTNSNPKDVDYPIPANDDSSKSIEFIISFLTKAINEGISINKS encoded by the coding sequence GTGATACCAGAAATAAATATTCAAGAATTATTAAAAGCAAGAGTTCATTTTGGACATTTAACTGAAAAATGGAATCCACATATGAAACCTTATATTTTTTTTGAAAAAAGAGGAATTCATATAATAGATTTATTTAAAACACGTAAAAATATGATAGAATTTTGGGATCCCTTAAAAAGGATTGCATCTTCTGGAAAAAAAATATTATTTGTTTGTACAAAACAACAAGGAAAAAATATAATATCTAATTATGCTAAAAAAGTAGGAATGCCTTATATAACAGAACGTTGGTTGGGAGGGATATTAACAAATATATATACTATACGTAAATCTGTTACAAAAATGAATACTATTGATCGTAATAAAAAGGAAGGTATTTATGATAAACTTTCTAAAAAAGAACAACTTCTTATAGAAAGATTACAATTAAAATTAAATCGTACATTTGGAACTATTGCTAATATGAATAATCTACCTTCTGCTATTATTATAGTAGATATACGTAAAGAACATATAGCGGTAAAAGAAGCAAAAAAACTTAATATTCCAATATTTGCAATGGTAGATACTAATTCAAATCCTAAAGATGTTGATTATCCTATACCTGCCAATGATGATTCTTCTAAATCAATTGAATTTATTATATCATTTTTAACTAAAGCTATTAATGAAGGTATTTCCATTAATAAATCTTAA
- the rpsI gene encoding 30S ribosomal protein S9 yields MEEKNIIYHAIGRRKCSVARIYLKEGHGDIKINKRSYKEYLKHYLLFDKILKSIILTNNQNKYDILITVFGGGFNSQAEAISLAISRALCKVNLENRSILKPKGLLTRDSRIIERKKYGRKKARKKFQFSKR; encoded by the coding sequence ATGGAAGAAAAAAATATTATATATCATGCAATAGGAAGAAGAAAATGTTCTGTGGCTAGAATTTACTTGAAAGAAGGACATGGAGATATTAAAATTAATAAACGTTCTTATAAAGAATATTTAAAACATTATTTACTTTTTGACAAAATTTTAAAATCTATTATATTAACTAATAACCAAAATAAATATGATATATTAATTACAGTATTTGGTGGTGGATTTAATAGTCAAGCAGAAGCTATTTCATTAGCTATTTCACGTGCACTTTGTAAAGTAAATTTAGAAAATAGATCTATTTTAAAACCTAAAGGATTATTAACACGTGATTCACGAATTATAGAAAGAAAAAAATATGGTAGAAAAAAAGCACGTAAAAAATTCCAATTTTCAAAACGTTAA
- the rplM gene encoding 50S ribosomal protein L13, which translates to MNTLSFKTISNNKSIKKEWFIIDATDKILGRLSSKIAILIRGKHKPYFINNVNIGDNIIVINVDKIKLTGKKWNNKTYITYTGYPGGKKIILFKELFKRNPKKILEKSIKGMLPKNRLRKQFLKNLYIYVGSKHNHDAQKPKILL; encoded by the coding sequence ATGAATACTTTAAGTTTTAAAACTATTTCAAATAATAAATCAATTAAAAAAGAATGGTTTATTATAGATGCTACGGATAAAATTCTAGGGAGATTATCTTCAAAAATTGCTATTTTAATAAGAGGAAAACATAAACCATATTTTATTAATAATGTTAATATAGGAGACAATATTATTGTTATAAATGTTGATAAAATTAAACTAACTGGAAAAAAATGGAATAATAAAACATATATTACTTATACAGGATATCCTGGAGGAAAAAAAATAATTCTTTTTAAAGAATTATTCAAAAGAAATCCTAAAAAAATTTTGGAAAAATCAATAAAAGGTATGTTACCTAAAAATAGGTTAAGAAAACAATTTCTTAAAAATTTATATATATATGTAGGATCAAAACACAATCATGATGCTCAAAAACCTAAAATTTTATTATAA
- the dnaK gene encoding molecular chaperone DnaK — protein MSKIIGIDLGTTNSCVAIIEGKDPTVIPNSEGKRTTPSTVAFVEGGEIKIGDPAKRQAVTNPSKTIFSIKRFMGRKFSEVTEEIKNVPYKVIKGSNNTPRVSIDGKLYSPQEISAMILQKMKKTAEDYIGHEVSRAVITVPAYFNDSQRQATKEAGEIAGLKVERIINEPTAAALAYGIDKHKESKKIVVYDLGGGTFDISILELADGVFEVLSTNGDTHLGGDDFDSVIINWLSMTFKNQEGIDLRKDPIAHQRLKEAAEKAKIELSSSMQTEINLPYITATASGPKHLIQTLTRAKFEQLSEKLINRSMEPCKKALDAAGLKAKDIDEVILVGGSTRIPKIQKEVEIFFGKQPSKGVNPDEVVAIGAAIQGGVLTGDVKDVLLLDVTPLSLGIETLGGVFTKLIESNTTIPTKKSEIFSTATDNQPAVTIRVGQGERSMFNDNKEIGRFDLVDIPPAPRGTPQIEVTFDIDANGILNVYAKDKATGKEQSIRIEASSGLSKEEIEKMKLEAKENAEKDKKIKEEVEKLNSADSLIFNSEKQLKEYGDKISENNKKNIEESIKKLKSAYNDKNLSMIDEATKEVNEAFSAASKEIYEAQQAQQAQQAQQAQQAQQAQQAETNDSSKKTDSKKNENVQDVDFEEVK, from the coding sequence ATGAGTAAAATTATAGGTATAGATTTAGGTACTACTAATTCGTGTGTTGCTATAATAGAGGGAAAGGATCCCACTGTTATACCTAATTCAGAAGGAAAGAGAACTACACCTTCTACCGTGGCTTTTGTAGAAGGTGGTGAAATAAAAATTGGTGATCCAGCTAAACGTCAAGCTGTTACTAATCCTTCAAAAACAATTTTTTCTATAAAACGTTTTATGGGAAGAAAATTTTCTGAAGTTACTGAAGAAATTAAAAATGTTCCTTATAAAGTAATAAAAGGTAGTAATAATACTCCTAGAGTAAGTATTGATGGCAAATTATATTCTCCTCAAGAAATATCAGCTATGATACTTCAAAAAATGAAAAAAACAGCAGAAGATTATATAGGACATGAAGTAAGTAGAGCAGTAATTACTGTTCCAGCATATTTTAATGATTCCCAACGACAAGCAACTAAAGAAGCTGGAGAAATAGCTGGATTAAAAGTTGAACGTATTATTAATGAACCTACTGCAGCTGCATTAGCTTATGGTATAGATAAACATAAAGAATCTAAAAAAATAGTGGTATATGATTTGGGAGGAGGAACTTTTGATATTTCAATATTAGAATTAGCTGATGGTGTCTTTGAAGTTCTTTCAACTAATGGAGATACACATTTAGGAGGTGATGATTTTGATAGTGTTATTATTAATTGGTTGTCTATGACATTTAAAAATCAAGAAGGTATAGATCTTCGTAAAGATCCTATTGCACATCAACGTTTAAAAGAAGCTGCAGAAAAGGCGAAAATTGAACTATCTTCAAGTATGCAAACTGAAATTAATTTACCTTATATAACTGCTACAGCTTCTGGTCCTAAACATTTAATACAAACACTTACAAGAGCTAAATTTGAACAACTTTCTGAAAAATTAATTAATCGTTCTATGGAACCTTGCAAAAAAGCTCTAGATGCGGCAGGATTAAAAGCTAAAGATATTGATGAAGTAATTTTAGTAGGTGGCTCGACACGTATACCTAAAATACAAAAAGAAGTAGAAATTTTTTTTGGTAAACAACCATCTAAAGGAGTAAATCCTGATGAAGTGGTAGCTATTGGTGCTGCTATTCAAGGAGGTGTATTAACTGGTGATGTAAAAGATGTTCTTTTATTAGATGTCACTCCATTATCTTTAGGAATAGAAACTTTAGGAGGAGTTTTTACTAAATTAATAGAATCTAATACAACTATTCCTACAAAAAAATCAGAAATATTTTCTACTGCTACAGATAATCAACCAGCTGTTACTATACGTGTAGGACAAGGTGAACGTTCTATGTTCAATGATAATAAAGAAATTGGACGTTTTGACTTAGTGGATATTCCACCTGCTCCAAGAGGTACTCCTCAAATTGAGGTTACTTTTGATATTGATGCTAATGGTATTTTAAATGTTTATGCTAAAGATAAAGCTACAGGAAAAGAGCAATCTATTCGTATAGAAGCTTCATCAGGGTTAAGTAAAGAAGAAATTGAAAAAATGAAACTAGAAGCAAAGGAAAATGCTGAAAAAGATAAAAAAATAAAAGAAGAAGTTGAAAAATTAAATTCTGCTGATAGTTTAATATTTAATAGTGAAAAACAATTAAAAGAATATGGAGATAAAATTTCAGAAAATAATAAAAAAAATATTGAAGAATCAATAAAAAAACTTAAATCTGCATATAATGATAAAAATTTATCTATGATAGATGAAGCTACAAAAGAAGTAAACGAAGCTTTTTCAGCTGCTTCTAAAGAAATTTATGAAGCTCAACAAGCTCAACAAGCTCAACAAGCTCAACAAGCTCAACAAGCTCAACAAGCTCAACAAGCTGAAACAAATGATTCTTCAAAAAAAACTGATTCTAAAAAAAATGAAAATGTACAAGATGTTGATTTTGAAGAAGTTAAATAA